A genomic window from Stigmatopora argus isolate UIUO_Sarg chromosome 13, RoL_Sarg_1.0, whole genome shotgun sequence includes:
- the LOC144086835 gene encoding glutaminase kidney isoform, mitochondrial-like isoform X3 has protein sequence MNFLKNMAGNEYVGFSNATFQSERDSGDRNFAIGYYLKEKKCFPEGTDMTSVLDLYFQLCSIEVNCESASVMAATLANGGICPISGERVLSPEAVRNTLSLMHSCGMYDFSGQFAFHVGLPAKSGVAGGILLVVPNVMGIMCWSPPLDKMGNSVRGIQFCTDLVELFNFHNYDNLRHFAKKHDPRREGGEQRVKSVINLLFAAYTGDVSALRRFALSSMDMEQRDYDSRTALHVAAAEGHTEVARFLLEACKVNPVPRDRWGNTPMDEALQFGHHDLVAVLQPYADKHRPADGADGSGEKESAETRLDSLL, from the exons ATGAACTTCTTGAAAAACATGGCCGGAAACGAGTACGTCGGTTTCAGCAACGCCAC ATTCCAGTCGGAGCGAGATTCGGGAGACAGAAACTTTGCCATCGGATACtacttgaaagaaaaaaag TGTTTTCCTGAAGGAACGGACATGACATCTGTACTGGATCTCTACTTTCAG CTGTGTTCCATCGAAGTAAACTGCGAGAGCGCCAGCGTAATGGCCGCCACCCTGGCCAACGGCGGCATCTGCCCCATCTCGGGCGAGCGCGTCCTCAGTCCCGAGGCCGTGAGGAACACGCTCAGCCTCATGCACTCCTGCGGCATGTACGACTTCTCCGGACAGTTCGCCTTCCAC GTGGGTCTGCCGGCAAAATCGGGAGTGGCGGGGGGCATCCTGCTGGTGGTACCAAACGTGATGGGAATTATGTGCTGGTCACCCCCCTTGGACAAAATGGGCAACTCGGTCAGAGGGATTCAGTTTTGCACG GATCTGGTGGAACTTTTTAATTTCCACAATTATGACAACTTGAGGCACTTTGCAAAGAAGCACGATCCACGCCGAGAGGGAGGAGAACAGCGG GTCAAGTCCGTCATCAACTTGCTGTTTGCCGCCTACACGGGAGACGTTTCTGCGTTGAGAAG GTTCGCCTTGTCGTCAATGGACATGGAGCAGAGAGATTACGACTCCAGAACGGCCCTCCACGTGGCGGCGGCTGAAG GTCACACGGAGGTGGCGCGTTTCCTGTTGGAGGCTTGTAAGGTCAATCCCGTCCCTCGAGACAG GTGGGGTAACACGCCGATGGACGAGGCGCTGCAATTCGGACACCACGATTTGGTCGCCGTGCTGCAGCCGTACGCCGACAAACATCGGCCGGCCGACGGCGCCGACGGCTCCGGCGAGAAGGAGAGCGCGGAGACGCGTCTGGACAGTTTGCTTTAG
- the stat4 gene encoding signal transducer and activator of transcription 4 yields the protein MTSLFEEERERNSKGESHRRESNTCKVYIMSQWNRIQQLEMRLLEKVDYLYDDNFPMDVREGLAGWIEAQDWDSAAGNDNFAAVLFTDLLSQLEVALSRELNFLHRHNMKITQQNLQVKYGNNPTAMSRAISNCLKEERRILSTASVQEQGPLEKSLQNPAALERQKNLEQRLRMIAASVQMIDQGVKFIEHLQDDFDFRYKTLMSRDPEERKCEIMEEEVTRLQEILNRLDFKRKEILSKMGIVIQETEQVMNTQLDAELRDWKRKQQMAAIGSPLLVSLDQLQNWFTLTAQSLFRVKRQLDKLAELVLKVTYESDPIPVEKPRMEERVGYLIYQLVKSSFLVEKQPCMSTHPQKPLIIKTGVQFSTKVRLLVKLPTVDFNLKVKTTFDKDLPPGTASRQFYIVTNPPKSMDTEDFTNGGLSVDFTLSLKDKKNSNSSKTHNESLVSVTEELHTLTFEAHFTIHGLNIDLETCSLPLVVISNVSQLPAAWASVMWYNLLNDGTKNLAFFGSPGRATWAQLSEVLSWQFSVNFNRGLNQDQLQMLGEKLLGQHFSNSDQVYWSKFWKENIPGKAFSFWIWLDSILELIRKHLLPVWNQNYIMGFVSKETERLLLREKDSGTFLLRFSESHLGGITFTWVQHSQNAEPAINSVEPYTKNRLTALHFPNVIRDYKLISDGVVTENPLKFLYPDIPKDEAFGQLYNKLPSQANPYIPSTLIPCSEMRNASANTPSPRCDSPEPPMTPGAFDMLNRTLCCDMDDVLPCY from the exons ATGACTTCCTTATTTGAAGAGGAGAGAGAGCGAAACTCAAAGGGCGAGTCACACCGACGGGAGAGCAACACTTGTAAG GTGTACATCATGAGCCAGTGGAACCGAATTCAGCAGCTGGAGATGAGACTCTTGGAAAAGGTGGACtatttgtatgatgacaatttccCGATGGACGTCAGGGAAGGTCTTGCAGGTTGGATCGAGGCTCAGGATTg GGACTCGGCGGCCGGCAACGACAATTTTGCGGCGGTTCTCTTCACCGACCTGTTGTCCCAACTGGAGGTGGCGCTCTCTCGGGAACTCAACTTTTTGCACAGGCACAACATGAAGATCACACAGCAGAATTTACAG GTCAAATACGGCAACAACCCGACGGCCATGTCTCGCGCCATCTCCAACTGCCTCAAAGAAGAGCGCCGAATCCTTTCAACCGCTTCCGTCCAGGAGCAG GGTCCCCTGGAGAAATCGCTCCAAAATCCAGCAGCCCTCGAGAGGCAAAAGAACTTAGAGCAAAGACTCAGGATGATCGCAGCCAGCGTGCAG ATGATCGACCAAGGAGTCAAATTCATCGAGCACCTGCAAGACGATTTTGATTTCCGCTACAAGACGCTCATGTCTCGAG aTCCAGAAGAGAGGAAGTGTGAGATCATGGAAGAGGAAGTAACAAGACTACAGGAAATACTCAACAGACTTGACTTTAAAAGAAAG GAAATCTTGTCCAAGATGGGTATTGTCATCCAGGAGACTGAGCAGGTGATGAACACTCAGCTGGACGCCGAGCTCCGAGACTGGAAGCGCAAACAGCAAATGGCCGCCATTGGCAGCCCGCTGCTCGTCAGCCTCGACCAGCTGCAGAATTG GTTCACTCTGACAGCGCAGAGTCTGTTCCGGGTGAAGCGGCAACTGGACAAACTTGCCGAGTTGGTTTTGAAAGTCACCTACGAGAGCGACCCCATCCCCGTGGAGAAACCGAGGATGGAGGAACGGGTCGGGTACCTCATCTATCAGCTCGTCAAGAG CTCCTTTTTGGTGGAGAAGCAGCCCTGCATGTCCACCCATCCGCAGAAACCTCTCATCATCAAGACCGGAGTGCAATTtagcaccaaagtcag GCTCCTGGTGAAACTTCCAACTGTTGACTTTAATCTGAAGGTGAAAACCACATTTGACAA ggACCTCCCTCCTGGCACAGC aAGCCGTCAGTTTTACATTGTGACCAATCCACCCAAATCCATGGATACGGAGGACTTCACCAATGGCGGCCTATCAGTGGATTTTACACTGTcg CTGAAGGACAAGAAGAACAGCAATTCTTCAAAGACGCATAATGAG agtCTGGTCTCTGTAACTGAAGAGCTTCACACCCTCACTTTTGAGGCGCACTTCACAATTCATGGCCTCAACATTGATTTGGAG ACGTGTTCTCTGCCCCTGGTGGTGATTTCCAACGTGAGTCAGTTGCCCGCCGCGTGGGCCTCCGTCATGTGGTACAACCTTTTGAACGACGGAACCAAG AACCTGGCCTTCTTCGGCAGTCCGGGACGAGCCACGTGGGCTCAGCTCTCCGAGGTTCTCAGCTGGCAGTTCTCCGTCAACTTCAATCGAGGCCTCAACCAGGATCAACTCCAGATGTTGGGAGAGAAGCTTCTTG GTCAACATTTCTCCAATAGTGATCAAGTCTACTGGTCCAAGTTTTGGAAG GAGAATATTCCAGGGAAAGCTTTTAGTTTCTGGATCTGGCTGGACTCCATCCTGGAATTGATCAGGAAGCACTTGCTACCCGTCTGGAACCAAAA CTACATCATGGGCTTCGTGAGTAAAGAGACGGAGCGCCTTCTTTTGCGGGAAAAAGATTCGGGCACTTTCCTCCTCCGCTTCAGCGAGAGCCATTTGGGAGGCATCACTTTCACGTGGGTGCAACACAGCCAGAACG CGGAGCCGGCCATCAACTCGGTGGAGCCGTACACCAAAAACCGTCTGACGGCGCTCCACTTTCCCAACGTGATCCGCGACTACAAGCTGATCTCGGACGGGGTGGTCACGGAGAACCCGCTGAAATTCCTCTACCCCGACATCCCCAAAGACGAGGCCTTCGGGCAGCTTTACAACAAACTCCCCAGCCAAG CCAATCCGTACATACCGTCGACCCTCATTCCCTGCTCTGAAATGCG TAACGCCAGCGCGAACACGCCGTCGCCCCGCTGCGATTCGCCCGAACCCCCGATGACGCCGGGTGCATTCGACATGCTCAACCGGACGCTTTGCTGCGACATGGACGACGTGCTTCCGTGCT attAA
- the LOC144086835 gene encoding glutaminase kidney isoform, mitochondrial-like isoform X2, with translation MTAAAGQMTLQGEGNAEKFDYVMNFLKNMAGNEYVGFSNATFQSERDSGDRNFAIGYYLKEKKCFPEGTDMTSVLDLYFQLCSIEVNCESASVMAATLANGGICPISGERVLSPEAVRNTLSLMHSCGMYDFSGQFAFHVGLPAKSGVAGGILLVVPNVMGIMCWSPPLDKMGNSVRGIQFCTDLVELFNFHNYDNLRHFAKKHDPRREGGEQRVKSVINLLFAAYTGDVSALRRFALSSMDMEQRDYDSRTALHVAAAEGHTEVARFLLEACKVNPVPRDRWGNTPMDEALQFGHHDLVAVLQPYADKHRPADGADGSGEKESAETRLDSLL, from the exons ATGACTGCCGCTGCAGGTCAAATGACGTTG CAAGGGGAAGGCAACGCGGAAAAATTTGACTAT GTGATGAACTTCTTGAAAAACATGGCCGGAAACGAGTACGTCGGTTTCAGCAACGCCAC ATTCCAGTCGGAGCGAGATTCGGGAGACAGAAACTTTGCCATCGGATACtacttgaaagaaaaaaag TGTTTTCCTGAAGGAACGGACATGACATCTGTACTGGATCTCTACTTTCAG CTGTGTTCCATCGAAGTAAACTGCGAGAGCGCCAGCGTAATGGCCGCCACCCTGGCCAACGGCGGCATCTGCCCCATCTCGGGCGAGCGCGTCCTCAGTCCCGAGGCCGTGAGGAACACGCTCAGCCTCATGCACTCCTGCGGCATGTACGACTTCTCCGGACAGTTCGCCTTCCAC GTGGGTCTGCCGGCAAAATCGGGAGTGGCGGGGGGCATCCTGCTGGTGGTACCAAACGTGATGGGAATTATGTGCTGGTCACCCCCCTTGGACAAAATGGGCAACTCGGTCAGAGGGATTCAGTTTTGCACG GATCTGGTGGAACTTTTTAATTTCCACAATTATGACAACTTGAGGCACTTTGCAAAGAAGCACGATCCACGCCGAGAGGGAGGAGAACAGCGG GTCAAGTCCGTCATCAACTTGCTGTTTGCCGCCTACACGGGAGACGTTTCTGCGTTGAGAAG GTTCGCCTTGTCGTCAATGGACATGGAGCAGAGAGATTACGACTCCAGAACGGCCCTCCACGTGGCGGCGGCTGAAG GTCACACGGAGGTGGCGCGTTTCCTGTTGGAGGCTTGTAAGGTCAATCCCGTCCCTCGAGACAG GTGGGGTAACACGCCGATGGACGAGGCGCTGCAATTCGGACACCACGATTTGGTCGCCGTGCTGCAGCCGTACGCCGACAAACATCGGCCGGCCGACGGCGCCGACGGCTCCGGCGAGAAGGAGAGCGCGGAGACGCGTCTGGACAGTTTGCTTTAG